The Saccharomyces mikatae IFO 1815 strain IFO1815 genome assembly, chromosome: 11 genome has a segment encoding these proteins:
- the ANR2 gene encoding Anr2p (similar to Saccharomyces cerevisiae YKL047W; ancestral locus Anc_2.571) — translation MNLRGEEPTINPNAFSISRLLNSNHEKPGIACIFLSKFDVKKGNIIIWSKSINDATFDLNNIEFKSLPAGIHEQTDDVVNFVVPKTFGANDTAKETVYDYGIAYFKQNSFDIIENDNQVDRSKVQMFSLGVIIDVQDMSSDSKKQFYKEIYHAYSANRYVSHLKELLSQWINQENLDKFDIFDNFFKENNQGRIAENSVKVFEHSPQERRHLVEYLSYWTRKLGPLIFPLWRASLLQLRILILVPQGESFELCNSLAYCIFLISMLSKDLIGNHMSDDYIKPIFTVSTSDIPFLESFRKGSGYVATTGEEILLYKPEIYDIVVKLTSRSIMEEFPGKDVEIITSSGEHNKATPLDLETYEKFILGELKEDASTNFKSKLYGVTEPISWLQFLIDGLYLLTTAGYLVAPYHLTKNFKISKHVSGPEPNDSEIQIAENIVRYFHFRTSKLYNMLKSVVQESENTDSEQPITISASLLTKLNLDCFSKQDHQFIKDITYRWFQRKVEISNLPDCLRNLC, via the coding sequence ATGAATTTGAGAGGTGAGGAACCCACTATAAATCCAAATGCGTTTAGTATATCTAGACTTTTGAACTCTAATCATGAAAAACCAGGAATTGCTTGCATCTTCTTAAGTAAATTTGATGtgaaaaaaggaaatattATAATATGGTCTAAAAGCATCAATGATGCGACATTCGACCTGAACAATATTGAATTCAAATCGCTGCCTGCTGGTATTCACGAGCAAACGGACGATGTTGTTAATTTTGTAGTCCCCAAAACGTTTGGTGCCAATGATACTGCCAAGGAGACAGTTTACGATTACGGTATTGCCTATTTCAAACAGAATTCATTTGatataattgaaaatgataatcAGGTTGATAGAAGTAAAGTCCAAATGTTTTCTCTTGGTGTAATTATCGATGTCCAAGATATGTCATCAGATAGTAAAAAGCAATTTTATAAGGAAATATACCATGCGTACAGTGCCAATAGATATGTAAGTCATCTGAAGGAGTTACTTAGTCAATGGATAAACCAGGAAAATCTTGAtaaatttgatatttttgataattttttcaaggagAATAACCAAGGTCGTATTGCTGAAAATTCAGTAAAAGTCTTTGAGCATTCTCCTCAAGAAAGGAGACATTTGGTTGAGTACTTGTCATATTGGACCAGGAAGTTAGGGCCTCTGATATTTCCACTTTGGAGAGCGAGCCTCCTTCAATTGAGGATATTAATTTTAGTTCCTCAGGGAGAATCGTTTGAGTTATGCAATTCGTTAGCctattgtatttttctaaTATCAATGCTCTCAAAAGACTTGATAGGGAACCATATGAGCGATGACTATATTAAACCTATTTTCACCGTATCAACATCAGATATACCATTTCTAGAGTCATTCAGAAAAGGGAGCGGTTATGTGGCTACCACTGGTGAGGAGATTTTGCTGTATAAACCGGAGATTTACGATATTGTAGTCAAACTTACTTCAAGATCAATTATGGAGGAATTTCCGGGAAAAGACGTGGAAATTATTACCTCATCTGGTGAACATAACAAAGCAACCCCCCTTGATTTAGAAACGTATGAGAAATTCATACTTGGGgaattaaaagaagatgcttcaacaaacttcaaaagtaaaCTTTACGGGGTGACAGAGCCTATATCATGGCTGCAGTTTTTGATCGATGGGCTTTATCTATTGACTACTGCAGGCTATCTAGTGGCACCCTATCACCtgacaaaaaattttaaaatctCGAAGCATGTTTCTGGCCCAGAGCCTAATGATTCGGAAATACAGATCGCTGAAAACATAGTACGTTACTTCCACTTTAGAACATCAAAGTTATACAACATGCTAAAAAGCGTTGTCcaagaaagtgaaaatacTGATTCAGAACAACCAATAACcatttcagcttctttATTAACGAAGTTGAATTTGGATTGCTTTAGCAAACAAGATCATCAATTCATCAAAGATATCACTTATAGATGGTTCCAGAGAAAGGTTGAAATCAGTAATCTCCCAGACTGTTTGAGAAACCTCTGCTGA
- the CSE4 gene encoding centromeric DNA-binding histone H3-like protein CSE4 (similar to Saccharomyces cerevisiae CSE4 (YKL049C); ancestral locus Anc_2.592): MSSKQQWANSAIQSDSSGRSLSNVNRLVGEQQSINDRALSLLQRTRARKNLFPRREERRRYENPKDDVDFETDYDGQADDLEIETENEEETEVATEVSTSARTHSYALDRYVRQKRREKQRKQGLKRIEKKYSPSELALYEIRKYQRSTDLLISKIPFARLVKEVTDEFTTKDQDLRWQSMAIMALQEASEAYLVGLLEHTNLLALHAKRITIMKKDMQLARRIRGQFI; the protein is encoded by the coding sequence ATGTCAAGCAAACAGCAATGGGCTAATTCTGCTATTCAAAGTGATTCAAGTGGAAGATCACTCAGCAATGTCAACAGACTTGTTGGAGAGCAACAATCCATTAACGATCGTgcattatcattattgcaAAGGACAAGAGCAAGAAAGAATCTATTTccaagaagagaagaaaggaGACGATATGAGAACCCAAAGGATGACGTAGATTTTGAAACTGACTATGATGGCCAAGCAGATGATTTGGAGATAGAAACTGAgaacgaagaagaaactgaaGTGGCTACTGAAGTATCAACGTCCGCGCGAACACATTCGTATGCCTTGGACAGATACGTTAGacagaaaagaagagaaaagcaAAGGAAACAGGGCTTAAAGcgtattgaaaagaagtaCAGTCCAAGTGAATTAGCTCTATACGAAATTCGAAAGTACCAACGTTCCACGGATTTATtgatttccaaaattcCTTTTGCAAGGCTTGTAAAAGAAGTTACGGATGAGTTCACGACTAAGGATCAAGATTTACGCTGGCAGTCAATGGCGATCATGGCACTACAAGAAGCAAGTGAAGCCTATTTGGTGGGTCTATTGGAGCATACCAACCTTTTGGCATTGCACGCGAAAAGGATAACTATAATGAAGAAGGACATGCAACTAGCAAGGAGAATCAGAGGACAATTCATTTAA
- the PRI2 gene encoding DNA primase subunit PRI2 (similar to Saccharomyces cerevisiae PRI2 (YKL045W); ancestral locus Anc_2.566): MFRQSKRRIASRKNFGSYDDVIKSELGMGNANATNQVILYPKSSEEEKRLYSKLHESKLSFYDLPPQGEITLEQFEIWAIDRLKILLEIESCFSRNKSIKEIETIIKPQFQKLLPFNTESLEDRKKDYYSHFILRLCFCRSKELREKFVRAETFLFKIRFNMLTSTDQTKFVQSLNLPLLQFISNEEKTELSHQLYQTISASLQFQLNLNEEHQRKQYFQQEKFIKLPFENVIELVGNRLVYLKDGYAYLPQFQQLNLLSNEFANRLSQELLRTYQYLPRLNEDDRLLPILSHLSSGYTIADFNQQKSNQFGENVDDEINAQSVWSEEISSNYPLCIKNLMEGLKKNNHLRYYGRQQLSLFLKGIGLSADEAMKFWSEAFTRNGNMTMEKFNKEYRYSFRHNYGLEGNRINYKPWDCHTILSKPRPGRGDYHGCPFRDWSHERLSAELRSMKLTQAQIISVLDSCQKGEYTIACTKVFEMTHNSASADLEIGEQTHIAHPNLYFERSRQLQKKQQKLEKENLSNNGNH, encoded by the coding sequence ATGTTCAGGcaatcaaaaagaagaatcgcctcaagaaagaattttggCTCATACGATGATGTCATCAAGAGCGAACTGGGTATGGGAAACGCAAATGCAACAAATCAGGTCATCTTATATCCTAAGTCctctgaagaagaaaaaagactTTATAGCAAGTTACACGAGTCGAAATTATCGTTCTACGATTTACCACCACAGGGGGAAATAACGTTGGAACAATTTGAGATCTGGGCAATCGATCGTCTCAAAATTCTGTTGGAAATTGAATCttgtttttcaagaaacaaATCCATCAAAGAAATCGAAACCATAATCAAGCCGCAGTTCCAAAAACTACTGCCTTTTAACACAGAGAGTTTAGAAGACAGAAAAAAGGATTACTACTCTCATTTCATTCTAAGATTATGTTTTTGTCGTTCCAAGGAACTACGGGAAAAGTTCGTCAGAGCTGAAACATTCCTGTTCAAGATTAGATTCAATATGCTAACCTCCACCGACCAAACAAAATTTGTTCAATCCTTGAACCTTCCTCTACTGCAATTCATATCTAACGAGGAAAAGACCGAACTTTCACATCAGTTGTACCAAACAATTTCGGCGTCTTTGCAGTTTCAACTAAACTTGAATGAAGAacatcaaagaaaacaatatttccaacaagaaaaattcataaaATTGCCTTTTGAAAACGTGATAGAACTAGTCGGGAATCGATTGGTTTACTTGAAGGACGGTTATGCTTATTTGCCACAATTTCAGCAATTGAATTTGCTTTCGAATGAATTTGCTAACAGATTGAGCCAAGAGTTACTAAGAACGTACCAATATTTACCAAGGCTGAATGAAGATGACAGGCTGCTACCAATTTTAAGCCATCTATCATCAGGATACACCATTGCCGATTTCAACCAGCAAAAGTCGAATCAGTTCGGTGAAAATGTAGATGACGAAATCAATGCCCAAAGTGTCTGGTCCGAGGAAATCAGCTCAAACTATCCGCTATGtatcaaaaacttgatGGAAGGCCTTAAGAAGAACAATCATCTAAGGTACTATGGTAGACAACAACTAAGTCTGTTCTTGAAAGGTATCGGGTTAAGTGCTGATGAGGCTATGAAGTTTTGGTCTGAGGCTTTTAcaagaaatggaaacaTGACGATGGAGAAGTTTAATAAAGAGTACCGCTACAGTTTTAGGCACAATTATGGTCTGGAAGGTAATAGAATCAATTACAAACCATGGGACTGTCATACTATTCTTTCCAAGCCTAGGCCTGGGCGTGGAGATTATCACGGGTGCCCCTTCCGTGATTGGAGTCACGAGAGGCTATCTGCGGAATTGCGTTCCATGAAGTTGACCCAAGCGCAAATCATCAGCGTTCTCGATTCCTGCCAAAAGGGTGAATACACAATTGCTTGCACTAAAGTATTTGAAATGACACACAATTCTGCTTCAGCAGATTTGGAAATTGGCGAGCAAACACATATCGCACATCCTAACCTATACTTTGAAAGGTCAAGGCAACTGCAAAAGAAGCAGCAGAAGctggaaaaggaaaatctTTCTAATAATGGCAATCATT
- the ELM1 gene encoding serine/threonine protein kinase ELM1 (similar to Saccharomyces cerevisiae ELM1 (YKL048C); ancestral locus Anc_2.597), which yields MSPRQLIPTLIPEWAPLSIQSYMREGDSDSPPVTPTSQTSSCSSSFSSQKPTYSTIVEDNMDIILDEIRPYVKKITASEQNKKTINQYTLGASAGSGQFGYVRKAYSSTLGEVVAVKIIPKKPWNAQQFSVNQVMRQIQLWKSKGKITKNMSGNEAMRLMNIEKCRWEIYVASRLRDSAHIVQLIECLDSPFSESIWIVTKWCNLGELQWRRENNEDILPQWKKLLTSDCTVSKFAEKIMEDMTKGLQYLYSQGCVHRDIKPSNILLDENEKVAKLSDFGSCIFTPQSLPFTDVNFADCFQRELNKIVGTPAFIAPELCHLGNSKRDFVTDGFKLDIWSLGVTLYCLLHNELPFSGDNEFETYHKIMELSLSSKINGNTLNDFVIKRLLEKDVNLRIDIQNLAKILLCDQAEHSKNSKQPLSSNMIHIRNEGPVRRFFDRLLTKKGKKKHTEKVKDNTFGSININSAVSSHTDEDLDKEAFATTVLRSSPDSSDYCSSLEEEAVQVTDFLDTFCRSSESLHNMNLNNYKQNTEVRTEKSDSSSHSSLKIPTPIKAVIRLKDSPKKNQNKGHTNSSPNKLSFSLTNGSKERHTVNSVGPRKLAHSGNILNFKAYINPAKSDTRETVEDVKTYLNFAEDG from the coding sequence ATGTCACCTCGACAGCTTATACCGACGTTAATTCCGGAATGGGCACCACTATCGATACAGTCGTATATGAGAGAGGGTGATTCGGATAGTCCTCCAGTTACACCCACGAGCCAGACATCTTCATGTAGCTCTTCGTTTTCTTCACAGAAACCTACTTATAGTACAATTGTAGAGGATAATATGGACATAATCTTAGATGAAATTCGACCatatgtgaaaaaaataaccgCTAGTGAACAAAATAAGAAGACTATAAATCAATATACGTTAGGGGCCTCAGCTGGAAGTGGACAGTTTGGTTATGTACGAAAGGCATATAGCTCTACTTTAGGTGAGGTAGTTGCTGTCAAGATCATACCAAAAAAGCCCTGGAATGCCCAGCAATTTTCAGTAAATCAAGTCATGAGGCAGATACAGCTTTGGAAAAGCAAAGGTAAAATTACGAAAAATATGAGTGGTAATGAGGCGATGAGACTCatgaatattgaaaaatgtagGTGGGAAATATATGTCGCCTCAAGGCTTCGAGATAGTGCTCATATTGTGCAATTAATTGAATGCTTGGATTCTCCTTTTAGTGAGTCGATTTGGATAGTTACGAAGTGGTGTAACCTTGGAGAATTACAGTGGAGACgtgaaaacaatgaagaTATTTTGCCCCAATGGAAAAAACTTCTAACTTCAGATTGTACTGTTTCTAAATTTGCCGAGAAAATTATGGAGGATATGACAAAAGGACTTCAATATTTATATTCTCAAGGCTGTGTTCATCGTGATATCAAACCAtctaatattttattggatgaaaatgaaaaagttgcAAAACTTTCTGACTTTGGAAGTTGTATTTTTACTCCTCAATCATTACCTTTCACCGATGTGAATTTTGCGGACTGCTTCCAAAGAGAGCTAAACAAGATTGTTGGTACTCCAGCATTTATCGCACCAGAGCTATGCCATTTGGGCAATTCCAAGAGGGATTTTGTGACGGATGGCTTCAAATTGGATATTTGGTCATTGGGGGTCACACTTTATTGCTTATTACACAACGAGCTACCATTCTCCGGAGATAACGAATTCGAAACTTACCACAAGATTATGGAACTATCGTTGAGCTCCAAAATAAACGGTAACACTTTGAACGATTTCGTCATTAAGAGACTTTTAGAGAAGGACGTTAATCTGCGTATAgatattcaaaatttggcAAAGATTTTATTGTGTGATCAGGCAGAGCATTCTAAAAATTCCAAGCAACCTCTTTCCTCCAATATGATACACATACGAAACGAAGGTCCTGtaagaagattttttgatagattACTGACTAAAAAaggcaagaaaaaacacACAGAAAAAGTGAAGGACAACACATTCGGATCTATAAACATTAACTCAGCAGTCTCGTCACATACTGATGAGGATCTAGATAAAGAAGCTTTCGCCACAACAGTTCTCAGGTCTTCGCCTGACTCGAGCGATTATTGTTCATCATTAGAGGAGGAAGCGGTTCAAGTTACCGACTTTCTAGATACCTTTTGCAGGTCAAGTGAAAGCTTACATAATatgaatttgaacaattATAAGCAAAACACAGAAGTGAGGACTGAAAAAAGCGATTCATCTTCTCATTCGTCATTGAAGATCCCAACCCCTATCAAAGCCGTAATAAGGCTAAAAGACTCTCCCAAAAAGAATCAGAACAAGGGGCACACTAACAGCTCGCCGAACAAGCTGAGTTTTTCATTAACAAATGGGAGTAAGGAAAGGCATACAGTTAATAGCGTAGGGCCCAGGAAGCTCGCACATTCAGGGAATATTCTGAACTTCAAAGCATACATAAATCCAGCTAAAAGCGATACTCGAGAAACAGTAGAAGATGTAAAGACGTATCTAAACTTTGCAGAGGACGGATGA
- the DCW1 gene encoding putative mannan endo-1,6-alpha-mannosidase (similar to Saccharomyces cerevisiae DCW1 (YKL046C); ancestral locus Anc_2.570): MLMNKVIGFLSVLFATRFTNAVELDLDNYESLQNATSLVAYGLMDYYTGNQYGKTIGMFSDPYYWWEAGGAWGCMLDYWFFMDNDTYNDEIIAAMIHQAGDDNDYIPLNQSTTEGNDDQAFWGIAAMTAAERNFTNPPEDDPQWLYLAQAVFNTMALRWDADSCGGGLRWQIFVWNSGYDYKNTVSNGALFHIAARLARYTGNQTYVDWAEKVYEWMVGVDLISNGTYKYVYDGVSIDDNCTKVTSYQWTYNQGLLLAGSAYLYNFTGSDLWHTRTKEFLNASQVFFHDGIVYEAACQGPNSCNTDQRSFKAYFARFLGVTAQLVPETRHQIMSWLNTSAIAAAKSCSGGTDGHTCGLNWFNGTWDGMYGLGEQMSALEVLVNTRALDRPAPYTAENGGSSVGDGAAGTQARPTNLAPLNITKGSKAGAGIITAVIGISIVACALWLVF; encoded by the coding sequence atgttAATGAACAAAGTTATAGGGTTCCTGAGCGTACTCTTCGCGACGAGATTTACAAATGCCGTCGAATTGGATTTAGACAACTACGAGTCTTTACAAAATGCTACATCACTGGTCGCTTACGGTTTGATGGATTATTACACAGGAAATCAGTATGGTAAGACAATCGGTATGTTTTCAGATCCATACTATTGGTGGGAAGCCGGTGGTGCCTGGGGCTGTATGTTGGATTACTGGTTTTTCATGGATAATGATACttataatgatgaaattatAGCTGCTATGATACATCAAGCCggtgatgataatgacTACATTCCACTGAATCAATCTACCACAGAAGGTAATGATGATCAAGCCTTTTGGGGTATTGCTGCAATGACTGCCGCCGAGAGGAATTTCACTAATCCTCCTGAAGATGATCCTCAATGGTTGTATTTGGCCCAAGCTGTTTTCAATACAATGGCTTTGCGTTGGGATGCAGATTCTTGTGGTGGTGGTTTGAGATGGCAAATTTTCGTGTGGAACTCTGGTTATGATTACAAGAATACAGTATCCAATGGTGCCTTATTTCATATAGCCGCGAGACTGGCAAGATACACAGGTAACCAAACGTATGTTGACTGGGCAGAAAAGGTTTACGAGTGGATGGTCGGCGTAGACCTGATATCTAATGGTACCTACAAGTATGTTTACGATGGTGTCAGTATCGATGATAATTGTACCAAAGTAACCTCATACCAATGGACATATAATCAAGGTTTGTTATTGGCTGGCTCTGCCTATCTTTACAACTTCACGGGATCTGATCTCTGGCACACAAGAACGAAGGAGTTTTTGAACGCTTCTCAAGTTTTTTTCCACGATGGCATTGTGTATGAGGCTGCTTGTCAAGGTCCAAATTCCTGTAATACAGATCAACGTTCCTTCAAAGCATATTTTGCACGTTTCTTAGGTGTAACTGCACAATTGGTACCAGAAACTAGGCATCAAATCATGTCCTGGTTGAATACATCGGCAATTGCAGCTGCTAAATCATGTTCTGGAGGTACTGATGGCCATACGTGTGGATTAAATTGGTTTAATGGTACATGGGACGGTATGTATGGTCTAGGTGAACAAATGTCGGCTTTGGAGGTTCTGGTCAACACGAGGGCTTTAGATAGACCCGCTCCATATACTGCGGAGAATGGCGGTTCCTCTGTTGGTGATGGGGCAGCCGGTACTCAAGCACGGCCTACAAATTTGGCACCTTTGAATATTACAAAAGGTTCAAAAGCAGGTGCAGGTATCATTACTGCTGTCATTGGTATTTCAATTGTCGCATGCGCTTTGTGGTTGGTCTTTTGA